A genomic region of Pontibaca methylaminivorans contains the following coding sequences:
- the gmk gene encoding guanylate kinase, whose translation MERRRGLLIILSSPSGAGKSTLAGRLRDWDPDIVFSISATTRKPRPGETDGVDYRFLTQADFDARVAAGEMLEHAQVFGNSYGTPRAPVEAAIETGQDVLFDIDWQGAQQIRNSALGLNTLSIFLLPPSIAELHRRLETRGQDSPETIARRMRQSWDEISHWDGYDFVLVNADLAETEARLRTIITATRLRRSQQPGLTAHVLALQAEFEEIHP comes from the coding sequence ATGGAACGGCGGCGGGGGCTGCTCATTATCCTGTCTTCACCGTCGGGCGCCGGGAAATCGACCCTTGCCGGGCGGCTGCGCGACTGGGATCCCGATATCGTGTTTTCGATCAGCGCGACCACGCGCAAGCCGCGCCCGGGCGAAACCGATGGGGTCGATTACCGCTTTCTGACCCAGGCGGATTTCGATGCCCGCGTGGCGGCGGGCGAGATGCTCGAACATGCGCAGGTGTTCGGCAATTCCTACGGCACGCCGCGCGCTCCGGTCGAGGCGGCGATCGAGACCGGGCAGGATGTGCTGTTCGATATCGACTGGCAGGGGGCGCAGCAGATACGGAACTCGGCGCTCGGGCTCAATACGCTGTCGATCTTCCTGCTGCCGCCCTCGATCGCCGAGCTGCACCGCCGGCTCGAGACGCGGGGGCAGGATTCGCCCGAGACCATCGCCCGGCGCATGCGGCAAAGCTGGGACGAGATCAGCCACTGGGACGGCTATGACTTCGTGCTGGTGAATGCGGACCTTGCCGAGACCGAGGCCCGCCTCAGGACCATCATCACCGCCACCCGCCTGCGGCGCAGCCAGCAGCCCGGCCTGACCGCCCATGTGCTGGCGCTTCAGGCCGAATTCGAGGAGATTCACCCATGA
- a CDS encoding gamma carbonic anhydrase family protein translates to MTIYALDTRRPQIDEDSWIAPDANVIGGVIIEAGVGIWFGSTLRGDNEDIRVGADSNVQENCVFHTDMGYPLVVGPGCTIGHKAMLHGCTIGENSLIGIGAIILNGARIGRNCLIGAGALITENKEIPDGSLVMGAPGKVVRQLDEAAIDGLRRSARHYAERMRHYRGALKAIG, encoded by the coding sequence ATGACAATCTATGCGCTCGACACACGCAGGCCACAGATCGACGAGGATAGCTGGATCGCGCCCGATGCGAATGTGATCGGCGGCGTCATCATCGAGGCGGGCGTCGGCATCTGGTTCGGCTCGACCCTGCGCGGCGACAACGAGGACATCCGGGTCGGCGCCGATTCCAACGTGCAGGAAAACTGTGTCTTTCACACCGACATGGGCTATCCGCTGGTCGTCGGGCCGGGTTGCACCATCGGCCACAAGGCCATGCTGCACGGCTGTACCATCGGCGAAAACAGCCTGATCGGGATTGGTGCGATCATTCTGAACGGTGCGCGCATCGGCCGGAACTGCCTGATCGGAGCGGGGGCGCTGATCACCGAGAACAAGGAAATCCCCGACGGAAGCCTGGTCATGGGCGCGCCCGGAAAGGTGGTGCGGCAGCTTGACGAGGCGGCCATCGACGGGCTGCGCCGCTCAGCGCGCCATTATGCCGAGCGGATGCGCCATTACCGTGGCGCCCTGAAGGCGATCGGCTGA
- the queG gene encoding tRNA epoxyqueuosine(34) reductase QueG — MAAGRKKKAPLDGATLKTRLVEQARAEGFVSCRICRPGDIPQVPGRLRAYLDAGWHGQMEWMERRSDWRGNPESLWPEARSVIMLAESYTPEHDPTAVLSLPDRGAISVYAQNRDYHDLVKKRLKRLARWLIAESGEGTELKVFVDTAPVAEKPLGQAAGLGWQGKHTVLISRDWGNWAFLGAIFTTLDLPPDTPGREHCGTCRACLDACPTDAFPAPWKLDARRCISYLTIEYKGPVAEDLRPLLGNRIYGCDDCLAACPWNKFAVTASDMRYAARADLVAPKLADLAVLDDAGFRAMFSGSPIKRIGRDRFVRNVLYAIGNSGDPGLLGVARSLVDDPDPMVADAARWAVGRLEALE; from the coding sequence ATGGCAGCCGGGCGAAAGAAAAAGGCCCCGCTGGACGGCGCCACGCTCAAGACGCGCCTGGTGGAGCAGGCCCGGGCCGAGGGATTCGTTTCCTGCCGCATCTGCCGCCCGGGCGACATTCCGCAGGTGCCCGGGCGGCTGCGGGCCTATCTCGATGCCGGCTGGCATGGGCAGATGGAGTGGATGGAGCGGCGCAGCGACTGGCGCGGCAACCCAGAGTCGCTCTGGCCCGAGGCGCGCTCGGTCATCATGCTGGCCGAAAGCTATACGCCCGAACATGATCCGACCGCGGTTCTTTCGCTGCCGGACCGCGGCGCGATTTCGGTCTATGCGCAAAACCGCGACTATCACGATCTGGTCAAGAAACGGCTCAAGCGTCTGGCCCGCTGGCTGATTGCGGAAAGCGGCGAGGGGACGGAACTCAAGGTCTTTGTCGATACCGCGCCGGTGGCGGAAAAGCCGCTCGGGCAGGCGGCGGGGCTGGGCTGGCAGGGCAAGCATACGGTGCTGATCAGCCGCGACTGGGGCAACTGGGCCTTTCTCGGTGCCATCTTCACCACGCTCGACCTGCCGCCCGATACGCCGGGGCGTGAACATTGCGGCACTTGCCGGGCCTGCCTCGATGCCTGTCCGACCGATGCCTTTCCCGCGCCCTGGAAGCTCGACGCGCGGCGCTGCATCTCCTACCTCACCATCGAATACAAGGGGCCGGTCGCGGAGGATCTGCGCCCGCTGCTCGGCAACCGCATCTATGGCTGCGACGATTGCCTGGCCGCCTGTCCGTGGAACAAGTTCGCGGTGACGGCGAGCGACATGCGCTATGCCGCGCGCGCCGATCTGGTGGCGCCGAAACTTGCCGACCTCGCGGTGCTGGACGATGCGGGGTTCCGCGCGATGTTCTCGGGGTCGCCGATCAAGCGCATCGGGCGCGACCGTTTCGTGCGCAACGTGCTTTATGCGATCGGAAATTCCGGCGATCCCGGCCTGCTTGGCGTCGCGCGGTCGCTGGTCGATGATCCCGACCCTATGGTCGCCGATGCGGCGCGCTGGGCGGTCGGGCGGCTCGAGGCGTTGGAATAG
- the parE gene encoding DNA topoisomerase IV subunit B: MADDFLSAESASDYDAASIEVLEGLEPVRKRPGMYIGGTDERALHHLVAEVLDNAMDEAVAGYANRIEVTLHADHSVTITDNGRGIPVGPHPKFPGKSALEVIFCTLHAGGKFSGKAYQTSGGLHGVGAAVVNALSDSMVVQVARDRQLHEQRFSRGIALGPVEHAGAAPNRRGTSVTFHPDAEIFGQHQLRPARLFTSIRSKAFLFSGVEIRWKSEVDDGETPAEASFRFPGGLSDYLAETLAGASTYSDQPFAGSVDFRERFGVPGKVEWAINWTPSRDGFLQSYCNTVPTPEGGTHEAGFWAAILKGIRAYGELANNRKAAQITRDDLLAGGCALVSCFIADPEFVGQTKDRLATTEAARLVEGAVRDHFDNWLAADTKSAGAILDFLVLRAEERQRRRQEKETQRKSATRRLRLPGKLVDCSLGARDGTELFIVEGDSAGGSAKMARDRRTQALLPLRGKILNVLGAASSKLGSNQEINDLCQALGTGMGTKFNLDDLRYDKIIIMTDADVDGAHIASLLMTFFYAKMRPLIDHGHLYLACPPLFRLTQGARRVYCIDEAEKDALLARGLGGKGRIDVSRFKGLGEMDAKDLKETTMDPNSRKLIRVTIDEDEPGETGELVERLMGKKPELRFQYIQENARFVEEVDV, encoded by the coding sequence ATGGCCGACGACTTTCTCAGTGCCGAGAGCGCCTCGGATTACGATGCCGCCTCGATCGAGGTTCTCGAAGGGCTCGAACCGGTGCGCAAGCGCCCCGGCATGTATATCGGCGGCACGGATGAGCGCGCCCTGCATCATCTGGTGGCCGAAGTTCTCGACAATGCCATGGACGAGGCGGTCGCGGGATATGCGAACCGCATCGAGGTCACGCTGCATGCGGATCACTCGGTCACGATCACCGACAACGGGCGCGGCATTCCGGTCGGCCCGCACCCGAAATTTCCCGGAAAATCCGCGCTCGAGGTGATTTTCTGCACGCTCCATGCGGGGGGCAAGTTCTCGGGCAAGGCCTATCAGACCTCGGGCGGGCTGCACGGGGTCGGCGCGGCGGTGGTGAACGCGCTCAGCGATTCCATGGTGGTGCAGGTCGCGCGCGACCGCCAGTTGCATGAGCAGCGGTTTTCCCGCGGCATTGCGCTTGGCCCGGTCGAACATGCGGGCGCGGCCCCCAACCGGCGCGGCACATCGGTGACCTTTCACCCCGATGCCGAAATCTTCGGCCAGCACCAATTGCGGCCCGCGCGGCTGTTCACCAGTATCCGTTCCAAGGCGTTCCTGTTCTCGGGCGTCGAGATCCGGTGGAAATCCGAGGTGGACGACGGTGAAACCCCGGCCGAGGCAAGCTTTCGCTTTCCCGGCGGGCTTTCCGACTATCTGGCCGAGACATTGGCCGGGGCCAGCACCTATTCCGATCAGCCCTTTGCCGGCAGCGTCGATTTCCGCGAACGGTTCGGCGTGCCCGGCAAGGTCGAATGGGCGATCAACTGGACCCCCTCGCGCGACGGTTTCCTCCAGTCCTACTGCAACACCGTGCCGACCCCCGAAGGCGGCACCCACGAGGCCGGGTTCTGGGCCGCGATCCTCAAGGGCATCCGCGCCTATGGCGAACTTGCGAACAACCGCAAGGCCGCGCAGATCACCCGCGACGACCTGCTGGCCGGGGGCTGCGCGCTGGTGTCCTGCTTCATCGCCGATCCCGAATTCGTCGGCCAGACCAAGGACCGCCTTGCCACGACCGAGGCCGCGCGGCTGGTCGAGGGCGCCGTACGCGACCATTTCGACAACTGGCTGGCGGCGGATACGAAATCGGCGGGCGCGATTCTCGATTTCCTGGTGCTGCGCGCCGAGGAACGCCAGCGGCGACGGCAGGAAAAGGAAACCCAGCGCAAGAGCGCAACCCGCCGGCTGCGCCTGCCCGGCAAGCTCGTCGATTGTTCTCTGGGCGCGCGCGACGGCACCGAGCTGTTCATCGTCGAGGGCGACAGCGCCGGCGGTTCGGCCAAGATGGCGCGCGACCGCAGGACGCAGGCGCTGCTGCCGCTCCGGGGCAAGATCCTGAACGTGCTGGGCGCGGCCTCGTCCAAGCTCGGCAGCAACCAGGAGATCAACGACCTTTGCCAGGCGCTCGGCACCGGGATGGGCACGAAGTTCAACCTCGACGATCTGCGCTATGACAAGATCATCATCATGACCGATGCCGATGTGGACGGCGCCCATATCGCCTCGCTGCTGATGACGTTCTTCTATGCCAAGATGCGCCCCTTGATCGACCACGGGCATCTCTACCTTGCCTGCCCGCCCCTGTTCCGCCTGACGCAGGGCGCGCGGCGGGTCTATTGCATCGACGAGGCGGAAAAGGATGCGCTGCTGGCCAGGGGGCTGGGCGGCAAGGGGCGGATCGACGTGTCGCGCTTCAAGGGGCTTGGCGAGATGGACGCCAAGGATCTGAAGGAAACCACCATGGATCCGAACAGCCGCAAGCTGATCCGCGTCACCATCGACGAGGACGAACCCGGCGAGACCGGCGAACTGGTCGAACGGCTCATGGGCAAGAAACCCGAACTGCGGTTCCAGTATATTCAGGAAAACGCCCGTTTCGTCGAGGAAGTGGACGTCTGA
- a CDS encoding MATE family efflux transporter: MPRFSTYATHLRVLLLLGLPLIGGHLAQFAIGLTDTAMLGWYGVAELAAVTVANGSYFIVLFLFGAGFAIAVMPLVAAAAAVGDELAVRRSTRMGLWLSVLFSALVMPLMWWSGPILRALDQPEAVANLAEQYLRIAGWGLFPALLVMVLKSYLAALGHTMAVFWITALAAVLNAVINYALIFGHFGVPELGIRGAAIGSVLSHGISLLAVGVYAVRAMPQHELFRRFWRPDREIFAQVLALGLPIGLTTLSEISVYAASAVMMGWIGTVPLAAHGIVLGIAEAAFMVHLGFGNATTIRAGTAYGLADRDMMRNAALVATVLSQVIALVSVILFLAVPEPLMALFVARDAPARPEIFAVGAGFLAIAAPLQFLIGAQVVAVGLLRGVQDMRVPMVIGALSYTVLGIGASYVLGFTFDLGGAGIWLGLLAGIGCASLLLMRRFWRRGLDRTLIVPAPPTGRPGD, from the coding sequence ATGCCCCGGTTTTCGACATATGCCACCCATCTGCGGGTTCTTCTGCTGCTTGGCCTGCCGCTCATCGGCGGGCATCTGGCGCAGTTCGCCATCGGCCTGACCGACACGGCGATGCTCGGCTGGTACGGTGTGGCCGAGCTGGCGGCGGTCACGGTCGCGAACGGAAGCTATTTCATCGTGCTGTTCCTGTTCGGGGCCGGGTTCGCGATCGCGGTCATGCCGCTCGTGGCGGCGGCCGCCGCGGTCGGGGACGAACTGGCCGTGCGCCGCAGCACGCGCATGGGGCTCTGGCTGTCGGTGCTGTTTTCGGCGCTGGTCATGCCGCTCATGTGGTGGTCGGGTCCGATCCTGCGGGCGCTCGACCAGCCCGAAGCGGTGGCGAACCTTGCCGAGCAATACTTGCGCATCGCCGGCTGGGGCCTGTTCCCGGCCCTGCTGGTGATGGTGCTCAAATCCTATCTGGCGGCGCTCGGGCATACCATGGCGGTGTTCTGGATCACGGCGCTGGCGGCGGTGCTCAACGCGGTCATCAACTATGCGCTGATCTTCGGGCACTTCGGCGTGCCCGAACTCGGCATCCGCGGCGCCGCGATCGGATCGGTGCTGAGCCATGGCATCTCGCTGCTCGCGGTCGGGGTCTATGCGGTCCGCGCCATGCCGCAGCACGAACTGTTCCGCCGCTTCTGGCGCCCCGACCGCGAGATCTTCGCGCAGGTTTTGGCGCTCGGCCTGCCGATCGGGCTCACCACGCTGAGCGAGATCAGCGTCTATGCGGCCTCGGCGGTGATGATGGGATGGATCGGCACGGTTCCCCTGGCGGCGCACGGGATCGTGCTCGGCATCGCCGAGGCGGCCTTCATGGTGCATCTCGGATTCGGCAATGCGACCACGATCCGCGCCGGCACCGCCTACGGGCTGGCCGACCGGGACATGATGCGCAACGCGGCGCTGGTCGCGACGGTGCTTTCGCAGGTGATCGCGCTCGTCAGCGTCATCCTGTTCCTTGCCGTGCCCGAGCCGCTGATGGCGCTGTTCGTGGCGCGCGATGCGCCGGCGCGGCCCGAGATCTTCGCGGTCGGAGCCGGATTCCTTGCCATCGCGGCGCCGCTGCAGTTCCTGATCGGCGCGCAGGTGGTGGCGGTCGGCCTGCTGCGCGGCGTGCAGGACATGCGGGTGCCGATGGTGATCGGGGCGCTGTCCTATACGGTGCTCGGGATCGGTGCGTCCTATGTCCTCGGATTCACGTTCGACCTCGGCGGCGCGGGGATCTGGCTCGGGCTGCTGGCCGGCATCGGCTGCGCGAGCCTTTTGCTCATGCGGCGTTTCTGGCGGCGCGGGCTCGACCGGACGCTGATCGTGCCGGCACCGCCGACAGGGCGGCCCGGCGACTGA